Proteins found in one Micromonospora sp. WMMD1082 genomic segment:
- a CDS encoding trypsin-like peptidase domain-containing protein, which translates to MAVQTGLGEPRGPWFVSPDLDPDGRGGPGAAAEARDRAAWGWRRRLLAGLAVVALSTGSGALAGGWVAGRGGAPGPAAASAAPVPAELVTAAEKTVPGVVSVLVGGAGGGSANGSGFAVDAEQHIITNDHILAKGRGGPVTVELPDGRRFAAEVVGREPGSDLAVLKVPPAAGLASLPLARPGSTRVGEPVLAVGSPLGLPGTVTAGIVSAVDRQVRLGDNRHRAVQTDASINPGNSGGPLVNARGEVVGVNTAIATIDGNGSIGIGFAIPIEQVQQTADTIIGKGG; encoded by the coding sequence ATGGCAGTGCAGACCGGACTGGGCGAGCCGCGCGGACCCTGGTTCGTCTCGCCCGACCTCGACCCGGACGGACGGGGCGGCCCGGGCGCGGCGGCGGAGGCACGGGACCGGGCCGCCTGGGGCTGGCGCCGCCGGCTGCTGGCGGGGCTGGCGGTGGTGGCGCTCTCCACCGGGTCGGGAGCGTTGGCCGGTGGCTGGGTGGCCGGTCGCGGCGGTGCCCCGGGGCCGGCCGCCGCCTCGGCCGCCCCGGTGCCGGCCGAACTGGTGACGGCCGCCGAGAAGACCGTGCCCGGCGTGGTGTCGGTGCTGGTCGGCGGCGCCGGTGGCGGGTCGGCGAACGGTTCCGGCTTCGCCGTGGACGCCGAGCAGCACATCATCACCAACGACCACATCCTCGCCAAGGGGCGCGGTGGGCCGGTGACGGTGGAGCTGCCGGACGGCCGGCGGTTCGCGGCGGAGGTGGTGGGCCGGGAGCCGGGCAGCGACCTCGCGGTGCTCAAGGTGCCACCGGCGGCGGGTCTGGCGTCGCTGCCGCTGGCCAGGCCGGGGTCGACGCGGGTGGGCGAGCCGGTGCTGGCCGTTGGGTCGCCGCTGGGACTGCCCGGCACGGTCACCGCCGGCATCGTCAGCGCGGTGGACCGCCAGGTGCGCCTCGGCGACAACCGGCACCGGGCGGTGCAGACCGATGCCTCGATCAACCCCGGCAACTCGGGTGGGCCGCTGGTCAACGCGCGGGGTGAGGTGGTCGGGGTGAACACGGCGATCGCCACCATCGACGGCAACGGCTCCATCGGCATCGGCTTCGCCATCCCGATCGAACAGGTGCAGCAGACCGCCGACACGATCATCGGCAAGGGCGGCTGA
- a CDS encoding aminoglycoside phosphotransferase: MRSDWNVLPKAVTTEIAVRVGGIIDVHAAPNGDHAEIASTVTGSTGRVFVKAAGGEFSVRSLRYELAATLAIDGHPPVVLWHFECDGWLVVGVEHLAGPHPDLSPGGADLDLLAVALKGLQETPAPGGRWFTPEARLGFVHPAMDGGMLIHSDLNPANLIKTARGLRIVDWAWASKAAPWVELALLVQWLIGSGHTPEQAEEWLAQFPAWTNVDREVVDHFASRNATKWSAKSRGTAERWVHDLAAWAGEWVAHRHGSRR; the protein is encoded by the coding sequence ATGCGTAGTGACTGGAATGTCCTACCCAAAGCCGTCACGACGGAGATAGCAGTACGCGTCGGCGGCATCATCGACGTGCACGCGGCTCCGAACGGCGACCACGCGGAGATCGCGTCGACCGTCACCGGCTCAACCGGCAGGGTCTTCGTCAAGGCGGCTGGTGGAGAGTTCAGCGTCCGGTCACTGCGCTACGAACTGGCGGCAACGCTGGCCATCGACGGGCACCCGCCGGTAGTCCTTTGGCACTTCGAGTGCGACGGCTGGTTGGTGGTGGGGGTCGAGCATCTCGCCGGCCCCCACCCCGACCTGTCGCCCGGCGGCGCGGATCTCGACCTGCTTGCAGTGGCCCTGAAGGGGCTTCAGGAGACTCCTGCGCCGGGCGGGCGGTGGTTCACCCCGGAAGCGCGGCTTGGGTTCGTGCATCCGGCGATGGACGGCGGGATGCTCATCCACTCCGACCTCAATCCGGCCAATCTGATCAAGACGGCACGCGGCCTACGGATTGTCGACTGGGCATGGGCGTCCAAGGCCGCCCCGTGGGTCGAACTGGCGCTGCTCGTTCAGTGGCTTATCGGCAGCGGCCACACCCCCGAGCAGGCGGAGGAGTGGTTGGCACAGTTCCCCGCCTGGACCAACGTTGACCGTGAAGTCGTGGACCACTTCGCGTCAAGAAACGCCACGAAGTGGTCGGCGAAGTCTCGGGGAACTGCGGAAAGGTGGGTACACGACCTCGCGGCCTGGGCCGGCGAGTGGGTGGCCCATCGGCACGGGAGCCGTAGATAG
- the leuD gene encoding 3-isopropylmalate dehydratase small subunit, with protein MDKFTVHTGTAVPLRRSDVDTDQIIPAVYLKRVTRTGFADGLFSAWREDPGFVLNDQVYSGASILVAGPEFGTGSSREHAVWALRDFGFRAVISPRFGDIFRGNALKEGLLPVELELKAVEEIWNLVEADPTTPVTVDLTSREVRAGTATWPFPLDDFSRWRLIEGLDDIGLTLRHEARISAFEAERAAFLPRVG; from the coding sequence ATGGACAAGTTCACCGTGCACACCGGCACCGCCGTGCCGCTGCGTAGGTCCGACGTGGACACCGATCAGATCATCCCCGCCGTGTACCTCAAGCGGGTGACCCGCACCGGATTCGCCGACGGGCTGTTCAGCGCGTGGCGCGAGGATCCGGGATTCGTACTCAACGATCAAGTTTATTCGGGTGCGTCGATTCTGGTGGCCGGTCCCGAGTTCGGCACCGGGTCGTCGCGGGAGCATGCCGTGTGGGCGCTGCGCGACTTCGGCTTCCGGGCGGTGATCTCGCCACGCTTCGGTGACATCTTCCGCGGCAACGCTCTCAAGGAAGGGTTGCTTCCGGTCGAGCTGGAATTGAAAGCCGTCGAAGAAATCTGGAACCTGGTCGAGGCGGATCCGACCACCCCGGTGACCGTCGACCTGACCTCCCGCGAGGTGCGGGCCGGCACCGCCACCTGGCCGTTCCCGCTCGACGACTTCAGCCGGTGGCGGCTGATCGAGGGCTTGGACGACATTGGACTCACCCTCCGGCACGAGGCGCGGATCAGCGCCTTCGAGGCCGAGCGGGCGGCCTTCCTCCCCCGGGTCGGGTAG
- the arfB gene encoding alternative ribosome rescue aminoacyl-tRNA hydrolase ArfB, with translation MDDGLRVTDRWVVPAAELRERFSRSSGPGGQGVNTADSRVELSFDLACSPSIPGSLRARALDRLAGRLVDGVLTIAASEHRAQLANREAARERLVSLLREAVAPPPPPRRPTRPSRAAKERRLAEKKRRGQRKRDRRVDGE, from the coding sequence GTGGACGACGGACTGCGGGTGACCGACCGGTGGGTCGTGCCCGCCGCTGAACTGCGGGAGCGGTTCTCCCGGTCGTCCGGGCCGGGTGGGCAGGGGGTCAACACCGCCGACTCCCGGGTCGAGCTGAGCTTCGACCTGGCCTGCTCGCCGAGCATCCCCGGGTCGCTGCGCGCCCGCGCGCTGGACCGGCTCGCCGGGCGGCTGGTCGACGGCGTGCTGACCATCGCCGCCAGCGAGCACCGGGCGCAACTGGCCAACCGGGAGGCGGCCCGCGAACGTCTGGTGTCGCTGCTGCGCGAGGCGGTCGCCCCGCCACCTCCGCCGCGCCGCCCGACCCGCCCGTCACGGGCGGCGAAGGAGCGGCGGCTGGCCGAGAAGAAGCGCCGCGGGCAGCGCAAGCGCGACCGCCGGGTGGACGGCGAATAG
- a CDS encoding VWA domain-containing protein, whose amino-acid sequence MIWQSPVRLWLLLGVAAVAVAYLVAQRRRSRYAVRFTNLRLLDRVAPRRPTWRRHLPAGLFLAMLALLVVGFARPTAEVRVPRERATVMVAVDVSTSMLAGDVEPDRLSAAKSAARRFVDGLPGEFNVGLVAFAGSAAVLVPPSTDREALHDGIERLAEGVTGVQGTAIGEAISTSLGAVKALDQAAATQPPPARIIVLSDGANTSGMDPMEAAADAVAVEVPVHTISFGTPSGFVDRGGRPIQVPVDGETLRAVAEETGGGFHEAGTSAELRAVYDDIGSSVGWRKVRQDISARFIGLGLVFAMGAAFGSMRWFSRLP is encoded by the coding sequence GTGATCTGGCAGTCGCCCGTCCGGCTCTGGTTGCTGCTCGGCGTGGCGGCCGTGGCCGTGGCGTACCTCGTGGCGCAGCGGCGCCGCAGCCGGTACGCCGTCCGCTTCACCAACCTGCGGTTGCTCGACCGGGTGGCGCCCCGGCGCCCGACCTGGCGCCGGCACCTGCCGGCCGGGCTCTTCCTGGCCATGCTGGCCCTGCTCGTCGTCGGCTTCGCCCGCCCCACCGCCGAGGTGCGGGTGCCCCGGGAACGCGCCACCGTGATGGTGGCGGTGGACGTCTCCACCTCGATGCTCGCCGGTGACGTGGAGCCGGACCGGCTCAGCGCGGCCAAGAGCGCCGCCCGGCGGTTCGTCGACGGCCTGCCCGGTGAGTTCAACGTGGGACTGGTGGCGTTCGCCGGCAGCGCGGCGGTGCTCGTGCCACCGAGCACCGACCGGGAGGCGCTGCACGACGGGATCGAACGCCTCGCCGAGGGGGTGACCGGTGTGCAGGGCACCGCGATCGGCGAGGCCATCAGCACCTCGCTGGGTGCGGTGAAGGCGCTGGACCAGGCGGCCGCCACCCAGCCGCCGCCGGCCCGGATCATCGTGCTCTCCGACGGGGCGAACACCTCGGGCATGGATCCGATGGAGGCCGCCGCCGACGCGGTCGCCGTGGAGGTGCCGGTGCACACCATCTCGTTCGGCACGCCGAGCGGCTTCGTCGACCGTGGCGGGCGGCCGATCCAGGTGCCGGTGGACGGGGAGACGTTGCGGGCCGTCGCCGAGGAGACCGGGGGCGGCTTCCACGAGGCCGGCACGAGCGCCGAGCTGCGTGCCGTCTACGACGACATCGGCAGCTCGGTGGGGTGGCGCAAGGTACGGCAGGACATCTCGGCCCGGTTCATCGGGCTCGGGCTGGTGTTCGCGATGGGCGCGGCGTTCGGCTCGATGCGGTGGTTCTCCCGCCTGCCCTGA
- a CDS encoding fumarylacetoacetate hydrolase family protein: protein MRIARFAHAKGMSFGVVEGEPEAGPQGLTIAEISGHPFGQITFSGVRWALSDVRLLSPILPSKVVCVGRNYAEHAAEHGNEVPKEPLLFLKPSTSVIGPRDAIRLPEFSKQVEHEAELAVVIGAPGARRADRAAAERAIFGYTCANDVTARDLQRSDSQWTRAKGFDSFCPIGPWISTGLDVTDLEIRCEVGRDPEEMEVRQLGRTRDMVFDVPALVSYVSHVMTLLPGDVVLTGTPAGVSPLTEGDTVSVRIEGIGELTNPVVSAT from the coding sequence GTGCGTATCGCTCGTTTCGCTCATGCCAAGGGAATGTCGTTCGGCGTCGTCGAGGGGGAGCCGGAGGCGGGCCCGCAGGGGCTCACCATCGCGGAGATCTCCGGCCACCCGTTCGGCCAGATCACGTTCAGCGGTGTCCGTTGGGCGTTGTCCGACGTCCGGCTGCTCTCGCCGATCCTGCCCAGCAAGGTGGTCTGCGTCGGGCGCAACTACGCCGAGCACGCCGCCGAACACGGCAACGAGGTGCCGAAGGAGCCGCTGCTGTTCCTCAAACCCTCGACCTCGGTCATCGGCCCCCGGGACGCGATCCGGCTGCCGGAGTTCAGCAAGCAGGTCGAGCACGAGGCCGAGTTGGCGGTGGTGATCGGCGCGCCGGGCGCCCGGCGCGCGGACCGGGCCGCGGCGGAGCGGGCCATCTTCGGCTACACCTGCGCGAACGACGTCACCGCTCGGGACCTCCAGCGCTCCGACAGCCAGTGGACCCGGGCCAAGGGGTTCGACTCGTTCTGCCCGATCGGGCCGTGGATCAGCACCGGGCTGGACGTCACCGACCTGGAGATCCGCTGCGAGGTGGGGCGCGACCCGGAGGAGATGGAGGTCCGTCAGCTGGGCCGCACCCGGGACATGGTCTTCGATGTGCCGGCGCTGGTGTCGTACGTCTCGCACGTGATGACGCTGCTGCCCGGTGACGTCGTGTTGACCGGTACGCCCGCGGGGGTTAGCCCGCTCACCGAGGGGGATACGGTGAGCGTCCGGATCGAGGGGATCGGCGAGTTGACCAACCCGGTCGTGTCTGCGACCTGA
- a CDS encoding helix-turn-helix transcriptional regulator yields MPPRLVEGGAARPVAPCRASNRCGAAPRPNATAGLCASTGHAVLWGTRCRYAGPCVGGAAYSGVFTVDLGRLLRGARRDAGVSLGAMAARTHFSKGHLGNVESGRRVATPEVVAAYEQALGVKIQSRVAELTRLLDGVSDVPRPSTAGMGDVVAVEAATNMLTALELDRGGGLACEMGKGQLRWAIGLLGANMNDSVRERLSAVVATLANRTGFSLFDAGDPGSAAKLSRLALNASESAGDTDLTAHILTDMASQLVHLGDPAGALRVIDIPDRGLSAVTRFTLHGMRAQAHGSLGDASETWRHAAS; encoded by the coding sequence ATGCCCCCTCGATTGGTTGAGGGAGGGGCCGCCCGGCCGGTCGCCCCTTGCCGTGCCTCCAACCGGTGCGGGGCGGCCCCTCGTCCGAACGCAACCGCCGGGCTATGCGCCTCCACCGGTCACGCCGTCCTGTGGGGAACACGTTGCCGCTACGCTGGGCCGTGTGTGGGTGGCGCGGCGTATTCAGGGGTATTCACTGTGGATCTGGGGCGGTTACTGAGGGGGGCTCGGCGGGACGCCGGGGTGAGCCTGGGCGCGATGGCTGCCCGAACCCACTTCAGTAAGGGCCATCTGGGCAACGTCGAGTCGGGTAGGCGTGTCGCCACTCCGGAAGTTGTCGCCGCGTACGAGCAGGCGCTAGGGGTGAAGATCCAAAGTCGCGTTGCCGAGCTGACGCGACTGCTCGACGGCGTTTCGGATGTGCCTCGCCCGTCCACGGCGGGAATGGGTGATGTAGTCGCCGTGGAGGCGGCAACGAACATGCTTACGGCGCTAGAGCTTGATCGTGGTGGTGGTTTGGCCTGTGAAATGGGAAAGGGCCAGCTCAGGTGGGCGATCGGTCTACTCGGCGCGAACATGAATGACAGTGTGCGGGAGCGATTGTCCGCCGTTGTCGCCACCTTGGCGAATCGAACGGGATTCAGTCTCTTTGACGCCGGAGATCCGGGATCGGCCGCGAAGCTGTCCCGGCTTGCGTTGAACGCCAGCGAGTCCGCCGGAGACACCGACTTGACTGCGCACATTCTTACGGACATGGCATCCCAGCTGGTCCACCTGGGCGACCCCGCCGGAGCGCTGCGAGTGATCGACATACCCGACCGTGGACTCTCGGCGGTGACCCGCTTCACGCTCCACGGGATGCGGGCGCAAGCACACGGCTCTCTGGGGGATGCCTCGGAGACGTGGCGCCATGCGGCTAGCTGA
- the leuC gene encoding 3-isopropylmalate dehydratase large subunit, producing MVGVTPEPRTLAEKVWDAHVVRSADGEPDLLFIDLHLLHEVTSPQAFDGLRMAGRRVRRTDLTLATEDHNTPTGYADPSFQQRRGDLLTIADPTSRTQIETLRRNCAEFGVRLHPLGDANQGIVHVIGPQLGLTQPGMTIVCGDSHTATHGAFGALAFGIGTSEVEHVLATQTLPQARPKTMAVTVDGRLGPGVTAKDLVLALIAKVGTGGGRGHIVEYRGEAIRALSMEGRMTIANMSIEWGAKAGMIAPDETTFAYLKGRPHAPTGADWDAALAYWRTLPTDEGARFDAEVTLDAAEITPFVTWGTNPGQGAPLGGTVPDPEAFVTEPERAAARRALAYMDLRSGTALRDLAVDVVFVGSCTNGRLEDLRAAADVLRGHQVADGVRMLVVPGSAAVREAAEAEGLDKVFTDAGAEWRFAGCSMCLGMNPDTLSPGQRAASTSNRNFEGRQGRGGRTHLVSPPVAAATAVVGRLAAPVDL from the coding sequence ATGGTGGGAGTCACTCCTGAGCCGAGGACCCTGGCCGAGAAGGTCTGGGACGCGCATGTCGTCCGGTCCGCCGATGGTGAGCCCGATCTGCTCTTCATCGACCTGCACCTGCTGCACGAGGTGACCAGCCCGCAGGCGTTCGACGGGCTGCGCATGGCCGGCCGCCGGGTGCGCCGGACCGATCTCACGCTCGCGACCGAGGATCACAACACCCCGACCGGGTACGCCGATCCCTCGTTCCAGCAGCGCCGTGGCGACCTGCTCACCATCGCCGACCCCACCTCCCGTACGCAGATCGAGACGCTGCGCCGCAACTGCGCCGAGTTCGGCGTGCGGCTGCACCCGCTCGGCGACGCCAACCAGGGGATCGTGCACGTCATCGGCCCGCAGCTCGGCCTCACCCAGCCCGGCATGACCATCGTCTGCGGCGACTCGCACACCGCCACCCACGGCGCGTTCGGTGCCCTGGCGTTCGGCATCGGCACGAGCGAGGTCGAGCACGTGCTCGCCACCCAGACGCTGCCGCAGGCCCGACCGAAGACGATGGCGGTCACCGTCGACGGCCGGCTCGGCCCCGGCGTCACCGCGAAGGATCTGGTGCTGGCCCTGATCGCCAAGGTCGGCACCGGCGGCGGGCGCGGGCACATCGTGGAGTACCGCGGCGAGGCGATCCGGGCGCTGTCCATGGAGGGGCGGATGACCATCGCCAACATGTCCATCGAATGGGGCGCCAAGGCCGGCATGATCGCGCCGGACGAGACCACCTTCGCGTACCTGAAGGGGCGACCCCACGCCCCCACGGGCGCGGACTGGGACGCGGCGCTCGCGTACTGGCGGACGCTGCCCACCGACGAGGGCGCCCGCTTCGATGCCGAGGTGACCCTGGACGCCGCCGAGATCACCCCGTTCGTCACCTGGGGCACCAACCCCGGGCAGGGCGCCCCGCTGGGCGGGACCGTGCCGGATCCGGAGGCGTTCGTCACCGAGCCGGAGCGGGCCGCCGCCCGCCGGGCCCTGGCGTACATGGACCTGCGTTCCGGCACCGCGCTGCGCGACCTTGCCGTCGACGTGGTCTTCGTCGGGTCGTGTACCAACGGGCGTCTGGAGGACCTCCGCGCCGCCGCCGACGTGCTGCGCGGCCACCAGGTCGCCGACGGGGTACGCATGCTGGTGGTGCCCGGCTCGGCCGCCGTACGCGAGGCCGCCGAGGCGGAAGGGCTGGACAAGGTCTTCACCGACGCCGGCGCGGAGTGGCGTTTCGCCGGCTGCTCCATGTGCCTGGGCATGAACCCCGACACGCTCTCCCCGGGGCAGCGCGCCGCCTCCACCTCCAACCGCAACTTCGAGGGCCGCCAGGGCCGGGGTGGGCGTACCCATTTGGTCAGCCCGCCGGTGGCCGCCGCGACCGCCGTCGTCGGCCGGTTGGCCGCCCCCGTCGACCTGTAG
- a CDS encoding IclR family transcriptional regulator: MSGVGVLDKAVVILAACVDGASLAELVERTKLPRATAHRLAQALEIHRMLVRDTQGRWRPGPRLGELANAAPDVLLTAAEPLLAALRDATGESAQLYLRRADERICVAAAERASGLRDTVPVGSVLPMTAGSAAQILLAWEPPEAVMPLLPRAKFTGRTLAEVRRRGWAQSAAEREPGVASVSAPIRDRTGRVIAAISISGPIERLGRRPGERHAMAVVRAGQRLSGL, translated from the coding sequence ATGAGCGGTGTCGGCGTTCTCGACAAGGCGGTGGTCATCCTGGCCGCCTGTGTCGACGGCGCCAGCCTGGCTGAACTCGTTGAACGCACCAAGCTGCCCCGGGCCACCGCGCACCGGCTGGCGCAGGCGCTGGAGATCCACCGGATGCTGGTCCGGGACACCCAGGGCCGCTGGCGCCCCGGTCCACGCCTGGGCGAGCTGGCCAACGCGGCGCCGGACGTGCTGCTGACCGCGGCCGAGCCGTTGCTGGCCGCCCTGCGGGACGCCACCGGCGAGAGCGCCCAGCTCTACCTGCGCCGGGCGGACGAGCGGATCTGCGTGGCCGCCGCCGAGCGGGCCAGCGGGCTGCGGGACACCGTTCCGGTCGGTTCGGTGCTGCCGATGACCGCCGGCTCGGCGGCGCAGATCCTGCTCGCCTGGGAGCCCCCCGAAGCGGTGATGCCGCTGTTGCCCCGGGCCAAGTTCACCGGCCGCACCCTCGCCGAGGTGCGCCGCCGGGGCTGGGCGCAGAGTGCCGCCGAACGCGAACCCGGGGTGGCGAGTGTCTCAGCCCCCATCCGCGACCGTACCGGCCGCGTCATCGCCGCCATCAGCATCTCCGGCCCCATCGAACGCCTCGGCCGGCGCCCCGGAGAACGCCACGCCATGGCCGTCGTCCGAGCCGGCCAACGCCTCTCCGGCCTCTAA